The following are from one region of the Methanoculleus caldifontis genome:
- a CDS encoding SWIM zinc finger family protein, whose protein sequence is MSGIWQKMDRDQRLTPEFRACIEQAYGERGRKALAAVDAGQVKRYRDFFVVVGRSAEYVIEGDFCTCSDFLFRGRECWHILAVRIAERTGLYESYDLWYQDTWKP, encoded by the coding sequence ATGAGCGGGATCTGGCAGAAGATGGATCGGGACCAGAGACTGACGCCGGAGTTTCGCGCCTGCATCGAACAGGCCTACGGGGAGCGGGGGAGAAAAGCCCTTGCTGCAGTCGACGCCGGGCAGGTGAAACGCTACCGGGACTTCTTCGTCGTCGTCGGGCGGAGCGCCGAGTACGTCATCGAGGGCGACTTCTGCACCTGCAGCGATTTTCTCTTCCGGGGACGCGAATGCTGGCACATTCTTGCGGTACGCATCGCCGAACGGACGGGGTTATACGAATCCTACGATCTCTGGTACCAGGACACCTGGAAACCTTGA